In the genome of Thermococcus sp., one region contains:
- a CDS encoding metallophosphoesterase — MIRIAHISDTHITGESAYKGYAYDLIANEINRLNFDFVVHTGDVTNNGLREEYERAEYELRKIQKPLIVVPGNHDVRNVGYDLFETFIGSLNGVYEFKDGVLIWVDSTIPDLSDGRIGKHKFRWLKRKLEEYSDRKVKIVSAHHHLVPLPNTGRERNVLFNAGDVLDLLLRNDVTLYLCGHKHVPNVYRVEDLVVDNAGCASCRKTRRGDVNSYNIVTIHDDGRVEVTIRRVTGEEVRAEHRAVRPKLFVPRGKRLLRIVQLSESKVSDRVYFRKKVLENVVNLIKEKLRPDIVIHNGDVVDMGIERNFERALTFWERIEVPKLVVPGHSDMTYLGYELFPEYFGEPEEMSLDGFTFIPVSTPQYETEIGVVGRFGQRKLAKQLDESEKFRVVFMHHNVVPIPRSRERGFLEDAGDVLKLLTERGTELVLTGHGGNAFAVKVENTVIINAGSVSWELHRNSFGNSFNVIDIYPCMVIAFEVQATWGSRRLLGVWKFKGPRAGAS, encoded by the coding sequence ATGATAAGGATTGCCCACATAAGCGACACCCACATAACCGGCGAGAGCGCCTACAAGGGCTACGCCTACGATTTAATAGCGAACGAAATCAACAGGCTCAACTTCGACTTCGTCGTGCACACAGGTGATGTGACCAACAACGGCCTCAGGGAGGAGTACGAGAGGGCTGAATACGAGCTCAGAAAGATTCAGAAGCCCCTCATCGTTGTTCCCGGCAACCACGACGTAAGAAACGTTGGTTACGACCTCTTCGAGACCTTCATAGGGTCCCTCAACGGCGTTTACGAGTTCAAGGACGGTGTTCTCATCTGGGTAGACTCCACGATTCCGGATTTAAGCGACGGCAGGATTGGAAAACACAAGTTCCGCTGGCTGAAGAGAAAGCTTGAGGAGTATTCCGACAGGAAGGTAAAGATAGTCTCAGCCCATCACCACCTCGTTCCGCTCCCCAACACTGGCAGGGAGAGAAACGTTCTGTTTAACGCTGGAGACGTCCTCGATTTGCTCCTCAGGAACGACGTGACGCTGTACCTCTGCGGTCACAAGCACGTTCCCAATGTCTACCGCGTTGAAGATTTGGTCGTTGACAACGCGGGCTGTGCATCCTGCCGGAAGACGAGGCGCGGTGATGTTAACAGCTACAACATCGTCACAATCCATGACGACGGACGGGTTGAGGTAACGATAAGGCGCGTTACAGGTGAGGAAGTTAGAGCGGAGCACAGAGCGGTTAGGCCGAAGCTCTTCGTTCCGAGAGGAAAGAGGCTTCTTAGGATAGTCCAGCTCAGCGAGAGCAAGGTCTCGGATAGGGTTTACTTCAGGAAAAAAGTCCTTGAAAACGTGGTAAACCTGATAAAAGAGAAGCTGAGACCAGATATTGTAATCCACAACGGAGACGTCGTTGACATGGGAATTGAGAGGAACTTCGAGCGCGCCTTGACCTTCTGGGAGAGGATTGAGGTTCCCAAGCTCGTGGTTCCGGGCCACAGCGACATGACCTACCTTGGCTACGAGCTCTTCCCGGAGTACTTCGGCGAGCCGGAAGAGATGTCCCTCGACGGCTTCACATTCATTCCGGTCTCGACGCCACAGTACGAAACCGAGATAGGCGTGGTTGGAAGGTTCGGCCAGAGGAAGCTCGCGAAACAGCTCGACGAGTCCGAGAAGTTCAGGGTGGTCTTCATGCACCACAACGTCGTCCCGATTCCAAGGAGCAGGGAGCGTGGTTTTCTTGAGGACGCTGGAGACGTGCTCAAGCTCCTGACCGAGAGGGGAACCGAGCTCGTCTTAACGGGTCATGGGGGTAACGCCTTTGCCGTTAAGGTCGAGAACACCGTTATTATAAACGCCGGTTCCGTCAGCTGGGAGCTCCACAGGAACTCCTTCGGCAACAGCTTCAACGTGATAGACATCTACCCCTGCATGGTCATAGCTTTCGAGGTTCAGGCAACGTGGGGGAGCAGAAGACTTCTCGGCGTCTGGAAGTTCAAAGGCCCTCGCGCAGGCGCTTCATGA
- a CDS encoding CBS domain-containing protein has translation MDENAPIRVYMTRKLIGVSPEDTVKRACEIMMEFDIGSLVVVEENEVVGFFTKTDVIRRVVIPGKPNTTPVREIMTRELVTVDANTPLREVLNIMAKKGIKHMLVSENRRIVGIFSLSDLLTASRRKLETAIAAE, from the coding sequence ATGGACGAGAACGCCCCGATTAGGGTTTACATGACGAGGAAGCTGATTGGTGTCTCACCGGAGGACACCGTTAAGAGGGCCTGTGAGATAATGATGGAGTTCGACATAGGTTCGCTCGTCGTGGTGGAGGAAAACGAGGTCGTTGGCTTCTTTACAAAAACGGATGTCATAAGGCGTGTCGTAATTCCCGGAAAGCCCAACACGACCCCGGTCAGGGAGATAATGACTCGGGAGCTCGTGACAGTTGATGCCAACACCCCTCTCCGCGAGGTCCTCAACATAATGGCCAAGAAGGGGATAAAGCACATGCTCGTCAGCGAGAATAGGAGGATAGTCGGGATATTCAGTCTCAGTGACCTATTAACAGCAAGCAGGAGGAAGCTCGAAACGGCCATAGCGGCGGAGTGA
- a CDS encoding class II glutamine amidotransferase: MCRILFARGPGEKIGSLTEAFRKSAENDPYRARRSGKRQHADGWGYVLLRNGVVYHYRSSKAVFEDGEGFSKLLGLLEGGEEAVLLAHARASSQGSLGLFNVQPFAFSTRRGFSFWFLHNGDLDKEKVIELAGFDENDLREVSDSYVFSAYLCRALERPEREELLRHYSRGVSLTRTTFNTATLFLLPDGSWKAFVTAYMTEEYWENPLHRDYARLIELDGEVFAVASSTLELYHRADWKTISNGSTYLIDADKVERLSPGW, encoded by the coding sequence GTGTGCAGAATACTCTTTGCGAGGGGGCCAGGGGAGAAGATTGGGTCTTTAACCGAGGCCTTCAGGAAGTCCGCCGAGAACGACCCCTACAGGGCCAGAAGAAGCGGTAAAAGACAACACGCGGACGGCTGGGGCTACGTCCTCCTGAGGAACGGCGTGGTTTATCACTACCGCTCATCAAAGGCCGTCTTTGAAGACGGAGAAGGATTCTCAAAACTTCTAGGCCTCCTGGAGGGGGGTGAGGAAGCAGTTCTTCTCGCCCACGCGAGGGCGTCTTCCCAGGGCTCGCTCGGTCTCTTCAACGTCCAGCCTTTTGCCTTCTCAACGAGGAGGGGCTTTTCCTTTTGGTTCCTTCACAACGGTGACCTCGACAAGGAAAAGGTAATAGAACTGGCGGGCTTCGACGAGAACGACCTCAGAGAGGTCTCGGACAGCTACGTTTTTTCCGCTTATCTCTGCAGGGCCCTAGAAAGGCCCGAGAGGGAAGAACTTTTGAGGCACTACTCCCGGGGAGTATCGCTTACAAGGACAACCTTCAACACCGCGACCCTCTTTCTCCTTCCAGATGGAAGCTGGAAAGCCTTCGTGACGGCTTACATGACGGAAGAATACTGGGAAAATCCCCTTCACAGGGACTACGCGAGGCTTATTGAGCTTGACGGCGAGGTCTTCGCCGTTGCGAGTTCCACGCTTGAGCTCTACCACAGGGCGGACTGGAAGACGATTTCAAACGGAAGCACGTACCTGATTGATGCGGATAAAGTCGAACGCCTCTCCCCGGGGTGGTGA
- a CDS encoding type I restriction endonuclease, with amino-acid sequence MERAVLNVMSRISQHRNLYERNEEAVKQHLIGEIMIALGWDWSNPEEVRPEERTEDGRADYALLLNGEIVAFLEAKNLSVNVIKRDEPLRQLARYCFSRGVKYGILTNGAKWVVIKAFAEGTSLRDRVLFTVDLEEEPLERVLVKLSLLSKERIRKLERLATLLSALEIAHKSLLNEGFDEESLLDYLRSRSGSSIVPVDKLSGVEVPRALYVYENGWKPIPLGDKSLRGVLMAVLDYLEGRSSGDKRDEVRKARKLLSRMKLPPEKVVLLLREIERGEGIRIGVEI; translated from the coding sequence ATGGAGCGCGCGGTTCTCAACGTCATGTCCCGCATCAGCCAGCACAGGAACCTCTACGAGAGGAACGAGGAGGCGGTAAAGCAACACCTCATAGGCGAGATTATGATTGCTCTCGGATGGGACTGGAGCAACCCTGAGGAGGTAAGGCCTGAAGAGAGGACAGAGGATGGAAGGGCCGACTACGCGCTCCTCCTTAACGGGGAGATTGTCGCTTTTCTTGAGGCAAAAAACCTCTCGGTGAACGTCATAAAGCGGGACGAACCCCTCAGACAGCTCGCCCGCTACTGTTTCAGCAGGGGGGTTAAGTACGGAATCCTCACCAACGGTGCCAAGTGGGTCGTCATCAAGGCCTTCGCTGAGGGAACTTCCCTCAGGGATAGAGTCCTCTTCACGGTAGATTTGGAGGAGGAACCCCTTGAGCGGGTTCTCGTCAAGCTCTCGCTCCTCTCAAAGGAGCGCATAAGGAAGCTGGAGCGACTCGCGACTCTTCTCAGTGCCCTTGAGATTGCCCACAAGAGCCTGCTCAACGAGGGTTTTGATGAAGAGTCCCTGCTGGACTACCTCCGGTCAAGGAGCGGGTCCTCGATAGTGCCCGTGGATAAACTGTCCGGCGTCGAGGTTCCAAGGGCCCTCTACGTTTATGAGAACGGCTGGAAGCCAATCCCCCTCGGCGATAAGAGTCTCAGAGGAGTTCTTATGGCTGTTCTCGACTACCTTGAGGGAAGGTCAAGTGGCGATAAGAGAGATGAAGTTAGAAAGGCCAGAAAACTGCTCTCAAGAATGAAACTGCCCCCCGAAAAGGTGGTTCTACTCCTCAGGGAGATAGAGAGGGGCGAGGGAATAAGGATTGGGGTGGAGATATAG
- a CDS encoding ATP-binding protein, with amino-acid sequence MQIAIASGKGGVGKSTITASLLYFLKDRYRLIAVDADAEAPNLGLLLGVEEWEEEKEHIGAKVARINTETCVRCGICMERCPYESIYIDNEGNYVVNELTCEGCNVCGLVCPVPGTITLEQARSGVIRKATTKYGFPIISAQLDVGRPESGKLVTEEKEWAKKIMEELNLEHMIVDSAAGIGCQVIASIGGADLTILIAEPTPASLSDVQRAYKVVQHFRQPAYLIINKADLNPGFTALWEWAEGEGIPIIGEVPYDRAIPKSMSMLKPVVEAFPKSLASKALKEIAERIAEEIIG; translated from the coding sequence ATGCAGATAGCGATAGCGAGCGGTAAGGGCGGTGTTGGAAAGAGCACGATAACGGCTTCCCTCCTCTACTTCCTGAAGGACAGATACAGGCTTATCGCGGTTGATGCCGATGCTGAGGCTCCTAACCTCGGCCTGCTACTTGGTGTTGAGGAGTGGGAAGAAGAGAAAGAGCACATAGGTGCAAAGGTTGCCAGGATAAACACCGAAACCTGCGTCCGCTGTGGAATCTGTATGGAGCGCTGTCCGTACGAGAGCATTTACATAGACAATGAGGGTAACTACGTCGTCAACGAGCTCACCTGTGAGGGTTGCAACGTCTGTGGATTAGTCTGCCCCGTTCCGGGAACGATAACCCTTGAACAGGCACGCTCAGGTGTCATTAGAAAGGCAACCACCAAGTATGGCTTCCCGATTATCTCGGCCCAGCTCGACGTTGGAAGGCCGGAGAGCGGTAAGCTTGTCACTGAGGAAAAGGAGTGGGCCAAGAAAATCATGGAGGAGCTCAACCTGGAGCACATGATTGTTGACAGTGCCGCGGGAATCGGCTGTCAGGTGATAGCGAGCATAGGGGGGGCCGACTTGACCATACTGATTGCAGAACCGACGCCCGCTTCCCTAAGCGACGTCCAGCGCGCCTACAAGGTCGTCCAGCACTTCAGACAGCCGGCCTACCTGATAATCAACAAGGCAGACCTTAACCCCGGCTTTACCGCTTTATGGGAGTGGGCTGAGGGCGAGGGGATACCGATAATAGGCGAGGTCCCCTACGACAGGGCCATTCCAAAGAGCATGTCCATGCTCAAGCCTGTTGTGGAGGCCTTCCCCAAAAGTCTGGCAAGCAAAGCCCTGAAGGAAATCGCCGAGAGAATAGCGGAGGAAATCATTGGATGA
- a CDS encoding ATP-binding protein, whose product MQIAVSGGKGGTGKSTVAINLAVELAKRFKMVLADLDVEAPNDHLLLGVELSNERPVNQFMPKFDYSKCIKCRKCAEVCEEHAIITLKDGTPFLMPNLCSGCRACEIVCPVPGAIQEAFRVIGHTYVTETPYGFTLVTGKLKEGEERSMPLVVETKRRAKGLDYELLMVDTAAGTGNTVSKAIEGSGLLIAVTEPTPLGIHDTELILKLGKLMNLKTWVVINRADLGDTGRVRELAEKYGAEVIAEIPYSENIVRSYVSGRPVVLEDVPEAKIFSEMAEKVAGFLGGGE is encoded by the coding sequence GTGCAGATAGCAGTGAGCGGTGGAAAAGGAGGAACGGGAAAATCAACCGTCGCGATTAACCTCGCCGTTGAGCTGGCAAAGCGTTTCAAGATGGTTTTAGCAGATTTAGATGTTGAAGCTCCAAACGACCACCTGCTCCTTGGCGTTGAGCTCTCAAACGAGAGACCCGTTAATCAGTTCATGCCGAAGTTCGACTACTCCAAGTGTATCAAGTGCCGAAAGTGTGCCGAGGTCTGTGAGGAGCACGCTATAATAACGCTGAAAGACGGAACGCCGTTTTTGATGCCTAACCTCTGTTCCGGCTGCCGGGCCTGTGAGATAGTCTGCCCGGTTCCGGGGGCAATTCAAGAGGCTTTCCGTGTCATAGGCCACACATACGTGACCGAAACTCCTTACGGCTTCACACTCGTTACCGGAAAGCTAAAGGAAGGAGAGGAACGCTCGATGCCCCTAGTCGTTGAAACAAAGAGACGTGCGAAAGGTCTAGACTACGAGCTCCTCATGGTTGACACAGCCGCTGGAACAGGTAACACCGTCTCGAAGGCCATTGAGGGCTCGGGACTTTTAATAGCGGTTACCGAACCGACCCCCCTCGGAATTCACGATACAGAGCTCATTCTCAAGCTCGGAAAACTGATGAACCTAAAGACATGGGTGGTCATCAATAGGGCTGATTTGGGCGATACGGGAAGGGTCAGGGAGCTAGCGGAAAAATACGGGGCCGAGGTTATAGCTGAGATACCCTACAGCGAGAACATCGTCAGGAGCTACGTCTCCGGAAGGCCCGTTGTCCTTGAAGACGTTCCCGAGGCGAAAATCTTCAGCGAAATGGCCGAGAAGGTTGCCGGCTTTCTCGGGGGTGGTGAGTGA
- a CDS encoding ferritin family protein: MSMELAKIERKKAELYRALIPLVPRDFKDDLKLLASHSERNARLLEKVKVPEETRGLKEVEVALEFLKKALTNPESRVEDYYRYAIDAEEATARLYSELSMKAKSERTRRLFRWLAEINREHAEILRRHLEMWEFMQEQVEEEEIPEDLLEQWFEDIDL, encoded by the coding sequence ATGAGCATGGAGCTGGCGAAAATCGAAAGAAAGAAAGCCGAACTCTACAGGGCGTTAATACCGCTCGTTCCGAGGGACTTTAAGGACGACCTCAAACTGCTCGCGAGTCACTCCGAGAGGAACGCAAGACTGCTCGAGAAGGTTAAGGTGCCCGAGGAAACGAGGGGATTAAAAGAAGTCGAGGTTGCCCTCGAGTTTCTGAAGAAGGCACTCACGAACCCCGAGTCAAGGGTCGAGGACTACTACAGATACGCCATAGATGCCGAGGAAGCAACCGCTAGGCTTTACTCGGAGCTCAGCATGAAAGCTAAATCGGAGAGAACCAGAAGGCTCTTCCGCTGGCTGGCCGAGATAAACAGGGAACATGCAGAAATACTGAGGAGACACCTTGAGATGTGGGAGTTCATGCAGGAGCAGGTCGAGGAGGAAGAAATCCCCGAGGACCTGCTCGAGCAGTGGTTCGAGGACATAGACCTGTAG
- a CDS encoding NifB/NifX family molybdenum-iron cluster-binding protein, with translation MRCLKVAFGMEDDEHLIDAHYGDSEFFAIYEVCENGSVKLLEKRPNKAKDFEEEHDEGHGDPRKFKAVVSQLLDVDVLAAFRMGPNFLRIRDKTNKVAFFTRTRDLKLALQRVLENFDELWEQVQEKKRAIEKPILEE, from the coding sequence ATGAGATGCCTGAAGGTTGCCTTTGGAATGGAGGACGATGAGCATCTCATAGATGCCCATTACGGTGACTCGGAGTTCTTTGCAATCTATGAGGTTTGTGAAAACGGGAGCGTTAAACTCCTGGAAAAGAGGCCGAACAAAGCCAAAGACTTTGAAGAGGAGCACGATGAAGGCCACGGTGACCCGAGGAAGTTCAAAGCCGTGGTGAGCCAGCTTTTGGATGTTGATGTTCTAGCAGCTTTCAGAATGGGGCCGAACTTTTTGAGAATCCGGGACAAGACCAACAAGGTGGCCTTCTTTACAAGGACAAGAGACCTAAAGCTCGCCCTCCAGCGCGTCCTTGAGAACTTCGATGAACTCTGGGAGCAGGTGCAGGAGAAGAAGAGGGCCATTGAAAAGCCTATCCTTGAGGAGTGA
- a CDS encoding isoprenylcysteine carboxylmethyltransferase family protein → MKFWGIEPKVGLVSGSYALLAFYLNARSGRGLSFPLFGLSLLVLGVVLWFVCYLQVSRAYSRGELLTKGCYSRVRHPIYSIWGFLIIPGFSLVVGGFMLLLPAIYWLSVLAFIGEEEKVLERRFGDEWRRYADRTPRFVPRP, encoded by the coding sequence ATGAAATTTTGGGGAATTGAACCGAAGGTCGGGCTTGTCTCGGGTTCATACGCCCTTCTAGCCTTTTATCTTAACGCGAGGTCTGGCAGGGGCTTATCTTTCCCCCTCTTCGGACTCTCCCTTCTTGTTCTCGGAGTGGTCCTCTGGTTTGTCTGCTACCTTCAGGTTTCAAGGGCTTACTCGCGAGGAGAGCTCTTGACTAAGGGCTGTTACTCGAGAGTTAGACACCCGATATACTCCATCTGGGGCTTTCTAATCATTCCGGGCTTTTCCCTTGTCGTCGGCGGTTTCATGCTCCTACTCCCTGCAATCTACTGGCTCTCGGTTTTAGCTTTTATAGGCGAGGAGGAAAAGGTTCTCGAAAGGAGGTTCGGTGATGAGTGGAGGAGATACGCGGATAGAACGCCCCGTTTCGTCCCAAGGCCTTGA
- a CDS encoding DUF2250 domain-containing protein has product MSGGDTRIERPVSSQGLELLPVHLYVLAHLRKAGVDYAKMMAKMSELPLSLIEDTIKDLMETGLVERDSGSAIKRSKARFKKAFEVHKHHTYYRLSREGELFVRSIDEKWLESYFNSLFPDGWKVVLALTKAKGFNQLPKELRNDRIREELVLHRFITPNGRKTTFFKLLAEFLGITTR; this is encoded by the coding sequence ATGAGTGGAGGAGATACGCGGATAGAACGCCCCGTTTCGTCCCAAGGCCTTGAACTCCTTCCGGTTCATCTCTACGTTTTGGCCCATCTCAGAAAGGCGGGCGTTGACTACGCTAAGATGATGGCGAAGATGAGCGAGCTTCCTCTTTCTCTCATCGAGGACACGATAAAGGACCTAATGGAAACTGGGTTGGTAGAGCGGGACTCTGGAAGCGCGATAAAGAGGAGTAAGGCGAGGTTTAAGAAGGCCTTTGAGGTTCACAAGCACCATACCTACTACCGTCTCTCGCGCGAGGGAGAGCTTTTCGTGCGCTCCATTGACGAGAAGTGGCTGGAAAGCTATTTCAACTCGCTTTTTCCAGATGGGTGGAAGGTGGTCTTGGCCCTAACTAAGGCCAAAGGCTTCAACCAGCTTCCGAAGGAGTTAAGAAACGATAGAATCAGGGAGGAACTCGTTCTTCACCGCTTCATAACACCAAACGGGCGAAAGACGACGTTTTTCAAACTGCTGGCTGAATTCTTAGGGATTACAACTCGATGA
- a CDS encoding MBL fold metallo-hydrolase — MRLTVLNDNTRAKGLINDWGWSVLAEGNYRFLFDADTRGEVLAHNSKVLGTSLRNLDFAVLSHWHYDHYGGFPLIAQLNPGLRLYAPPGGTIEGLTVFEVIDAGEIAEGVWTSGALNGFEHAIAIETPSGLVIIVGCSHPGVDRLTETLLDVSGYEKAHLVIGGFHYPSRRTLDKLTRMTEFIAPAHCSGDEAKVYMRKNYPRKFVEVKTGTIIEL; from the coding sequence ATGAGGCTGACAGTCCTCAACGACAACACCCGGGCAAAGGGTCTCATCAACGACTGGGGCTGGAGCGTCCTTGCCGAAGGAAACTACCGCTTCCTCTTCGATGCCGACACGAGGGGAGAAGTTTTAGCCCACAACTCGAAGGTTCTGGGGACTTCACTGAGAAACCTAGACTTTGCAGTTTTAAGCCACTGGCATTATGACCACTATGGTGGCTTTCCCCTAATTGCCCAGCTTAATCCGGGTCTGAGGCTCTACGCACCGCCGGGTGGAACGATAGAGGGGCTGACCGTTTTCGAAGTCATTGATGCTGGGGAGATAGCCGAGGGGGTCTGGACTTCTGGAGCGCTGAACGGTTTTGAGCACGCCATTGCGATTGAAACTCCTTCCGGATTGGTAATCATTGTGGGCTGTTCCCATCCGGGCGTTGACAGGCTCACCGAGACCCTCTTAGATGTTTCGGGCTATGAGAAAGCCCATCTCGTCATCGGCGGCTTCCATTATCCTTCACGGAGAACCCTTGATAAACTCACCAGAATGACCGAATTCATAGCCCCAGCGCACTGTTCCGGCGATGAGGCGAAGGTTTACATGCGGAAAAACTATCCAAGGAAGTTTGTGGAAGTGAAAACTGGAACAATCATCGAGTTGTAA
- a CDS encoding MogA/MoaB family molybdenum cofactor biosynthesis protein, which translates to MGAEEHKRKAPKKFKFAVITVSDTASRGEKEDKSGKFLVEELEKAGHERVLYKIVPDEKMAIIGAIVDAFNRGAEVVVTSGGTGIASRDVTIESVRPLFDKELTGFGEIFRLMSYEEIGTSAIMTRATAGIIRSSGRAMAVFCLPGSLGAAKTGVGIILNEAGHVLKHGRE; encoded by the coding sequence ATGGGAGCGGAGGAACACAAGAGGAAAGCCCCCAAAAAGTTCAAATTCGCGGTCATAACGGTTAGCGATACCGCAAGCAGGGGAGAAAAGGAAGACAAAAGCGGGAAGTTCCTTGTTGAGGAGCTTGAAAAGGCCGGACACGAGAGGGTTCTTTACAAGATAGTGCCCGACGAGAAGATGGCCATAATTGGAGCAATCGTAGATGCCTTCAATAGGGGAGCTGAGGTTGTTGTTACCTCTGGAGGAACCGGAATAGCTAGCAGGGACGTTACGATAGAGAGCGTTAGGCCACTTTTCGATAAAGAACTGACGGGCTTCGGGGAGATTTTCAGACTAATGAGCTACGAAGAGATAGGGACCTCTGCCATCATGACGAGGGCAACCGCCGGGATAATCAGAAGCTCAGGCAGGGCAATGGCCGTCTTCTGCCTGCCAGGAAGCCTTGGAGCGGCTAAGACCGGGGTGGGGATTATCCTCAACGAGGCTGGCCACGTCCTAAAGCACGGGAGGGAGTGA
- the glp gene encoding gephyrin-like molybdotransferase Glp, translating into MKEFKRLTPYREALNLLLKDLTEISEFEEVPLDDALGRVLAEDIVSPIDSPPFNRSAVDGYALRAEDTFPAREYNPVELKVIDEITAGEESGAKVESGTAVKLMTGSKIPEGANAVLMQEMAEREGNVIKVLRPIAPGQNVAFAGEDVKKGEVILRRGHVLRPQDLALLKSVGFRRVKVKRKPRVGIIITGSELIEEFNEEALKSGKILESNSIMLKGLVKQYFGEPLLYGVVPDDEDPIREAIERAKMENDLVLVTGGSAFGDRDFAHRFVRLLFHGTTIKPGRPIGYGEGVFIMSGYPVAVFAQFHLYVKHALTKLVGAKNYGARVRAKLTDRVPSQLGRYEFVKVWYENGAARPIKKKGSGIISSLVESNGYIEIPEDSEGYLEGEEVWVTLY; encoded by the coding sequence ATGAAAGAGTTCAAGCGCCTCACGCCTTACAGGGAAGCCCTGAATTTGCTGTTAAAGGATTTGACCGAGATTAGCGAGTTTGAAGAAGTCCCCCTGGATGATGCCCTTGGACGGGTTCTTGCAGAGGACATAGTCTCGCCAATAGACAGCCCGCCCTTCAACAGGTCGGCCGTTGACGGCTACGCCCTTCGCGCGGAGGACACGTTTCCAGCCAGGGAATACAACCCGGTCGAGCTTAAGGTAATAGATGAGATTACTGCCGGTGAAGAGAGTGGCGCTAAGGTCGAGTCCGGAACGGCGGTAAAGCTCATGACGGGCTCGAAGATACCAGAGGGTGCCAACGCCGTTCTCATGCAGGAGATGGCCGAGCGTGAAGGAAACGTTATAAAGGTCCTTCGCCCCATTGCGCCAGGCCAGAATGTTGCCTTCGCCGGAGAAGACGTTAAGAAGGGGGAGGTAATCCTTAGAAGGGGACATGTTCTAAGGCCCCAGGATTTGGCCCTGCTCAAGAGTGTGGGCTTCAGAAGGGTGAAAGTTAAGAGAAAGCCCCGCGTTGGGATAATCATCACAGGAAGTGAGCTCATAGAAGAATTCAACGAAGAGGCGCTGAAGTCGGGCAAAATCCTTGAGAGCAACTCCATAATGCTTAAGGGTCTTGTGAAGCAATACTTCGGCGAACCCCTCCTTTACGGTGTCGTTCCGGACGATGAAGACCCGATACGGGAAGCAATCGAGAGGGCCAAGATGGAAAACGACCTCGTCCTCGTTACGGGCGGTTCCGCCTTCGGCGACAGGGACTTTGCCCACCGCTTTGTCAGGTTGCTCTTCCACGGGACTACCATAAAGCCCGGAAGGCCAATAGGCTACGGTGAGGGAGTCTTCATAATGAGCGGTTACCCCGTGGCCGTCTTCGCCCAGTTCCACCTCTATGTCAAGCACGCTTTGACCAAGCTCGTCGGTGCTAAAAACTATGGGGCTCGCGTTAGGGCGAAGCTAACCGACAGGGTACCGAGCCAGCTTGGGAGATATGAGTTCGTCAAGGTCTGGTACGAGAACGGTGCGGCGAGACCCATTAAGAAAAAGGGAAGCGGAATAATAAGTTCACTTGTGGAGAGCAACGGCTACATAGAAATTCCAGAGGACAGTGAAGGTTACCTTGAGGGAGAAGAGGTTTGGGTGACCCTATACTAA